The nucleotide sequence TCGATGACTCGGCGCTCGGCTGGCCAGGCTCCGCCGCGTCGCCCGCTCGATTGGTCGGGTCGGGACGGGCCGGAGCGCCGCTGGCCAGCGCCATTGAGGAGCCGGGAGAGGAAGCGCCGCGCCGCGCAGTGCCGGGCTAGGCGGGCGGCCCGGGACACAGACAGGTACCGGCCGAGGCGGGGCGGCGCCGGGCGGCGGACGGGATCGGAGACTGCAGGTGGGCCGTAGGCCCGTTGTCTGTCGCCGCGGCTCCGCTTCGGACCCGGGGCCCGGGCCTGCCTGAGGGGAGCGCGCCGCTGGGAGCCCGGGGAGCCCGGCGTCCGGCCCTGCCGCTGTCTGAGCTTCTCCGGGGGCTCTGGGGCGTCCGCGCTCCCGACGGCCCCGAGCCCGCCGCCTTCATGGGGACCCGCCTGCATCCGAGCCCCCGCGGGCACCCCGGGGACTGACAGGCTGGGAGCTGCCTGGCTTCTCGGCACCCCGGCGTCCCTGCCCTGGGAGTCCGAGTCCCCACCGGACCCGGCACCCTTTTCGGGGTCCCGGCAGCCTGGTGCCGGGGGGTTGGGGGCGGTGTCAACCCGCGTCTCCCGCCTGAGCCGCGGTCTCGTGAGGGACCCCAGTGTGCGAGCCCCCCTATCTCACGCCCAAGAATAGGCGCGCCGGTCAGTTCTCTAGAGTGTCTTAACCACCCACCAGCCTTCTGGGGTCACGGTCTGGGAGGGGGACTTCAGGCCTCAAACCGGTCTTTACCCCCGCTCCCCGGGGTCACACCTGAGCTGAATCCCTGCTTTCAGGTGCGGGACCCCAGCCACCAGGCGCCGTTTCCTCCGGCCTTTatctgggaggtgggtgggggtctCCGTTCCCTGGAGCCCACCGGGTGGAGGAAGAGCTGTGGGACCCTCGCCTTCAGGGCAGTCCCATTCCTGTGGGGCCCGAGGCCTGGCACCCGCCCCCTCTGGTTCCTTATTCTCCCCGGCTCCCACCGCGCTCAGGCCCGGCCGGCTTGGGGAGCAGCGCCCTGGTCCCTTTGCCGGTCCTTCCTTCTCCCGGCTTTGGCCGCCCCGCGAGGGAGGGGCCTGGCTCAAGGTCATGCCCGGCTGTCTGCCCGCCCGTGGGCTGCGCACTGATCCCCAGTGTCACCTACCCCACCGATTAGGGGAGGTCAGGTGCGAATTAGTGCCAGGCGGATGCCTGGAAGCCCTGGTGGACCCGAGTGTAAACACTCTGGGATTCTAGCCAGTCTGGCGGCCCTTCCTGACACCGGATTCCTTAAGGGAATCCTTGAAGTGGCTTTAAGCCTGGATTAGATGCTTAGCTGAGCTAATAGACTCTTTCTGGCTTGCGTCTTAATTTACTGACCAGGGCATTTACAGTTCTTCTCACCCCATCTTTTCCTTAATCTGTATTTTGCATTCTTCCACCTTCAGGGGAAGTAGAGTAGGGCCTGATCTTGTGTGCAAACTGACAGTTGTTTTCCCTCTCCTGGGAGAGTATTTGTAGTTGGCACTTCAGAGAGAGTTTGTTGGCATTTTAGGGGTGAAGTCAATGGCATTAACTTCAGAAATAAAGAGGACTCTGATTTTGGCTCCCTGCCTAAGTGTGTTTGGAGTCTACATAGTAATACTAGAATAAGTCAGGTTCACATTTTGTTTTCACAGATTTACTTGTTTGGAGTTATAAtatagaaatgtttcttttaccAGACTGTTAAACATTTCTTGTTTTAAGAATTTGTTCTTGTAACCTCTCCTTTAAATAAATGTATCCAGTAATCTCTAGCAAAATCTTAGTTTTACACAAAATATGGCTTAAAGTCTTTGGAAAGAAATCAGTATTTCATCAAATgctatttatttgcttgtttatttttactgtcactgatagcaaataaaaatgaatcttgCTGGAAGTGCAAGACACTGTTGACAAAAGTTGGTCTTTCCTGGAGGTTCAGTTAACTCTTACAGGGCCTTGTGTTTTGGGTCTTTGTTGGGTGGTAGCCTTTCATTTGAGATAAGTGTATCTTCTGGCACTACGAGGAatcactgggggtggggcagagtgcCTGAAAAGGATCCTGAAAGGGCTGGTTCCAAGTGGGACACATGCCATAGCGAATCTGGAGTGTCCAGCATGGTGGGCTGGTGTCTCATGTGCTTGGCCCAGAGCAGGATTTGGAACTCACAGGTCTAATTGGGATCTGCTAGCTAGCTGAGCAATTTCAGAACACATTTAAACTTTGATGTCTCAAGTTCCCTCACGTTAACTTTTTACAATACTAAAAGTAACCTGTATATTTTTTGCAGTGCTAATAAACACAGTTTTCTTATAGGTAATGGTAAAGCAGTACTGAATGTGAATACTGTAGCTGGAACCAGAGGATCTCTTGTATTTGTGTTACTGACTAAGATAGTTCATTGTATCAGCATCATCTGGTGCCTGGGTTCCTGTAATGCAGTTCTGGAACATTTAAGAAGAGTGATAAAcccctgccttctccctttcATTTATGCTATTTTATGAATGATCTTGGTGGGCAAATTTGCACAATTGAATTAGGGAAGGCTTAAAGAGGATCATTGTAGAATATGAAGTTCACTGAAATCTCTTAGGACATTTTGCCTTAATCTAGGgcaaggtttttctttctttctttctttctttctttctttctttctttctttctttctttctttctttctttctttctttctttctttctttctttctc is from Zalophus californianus isolate mZalCal1 chromosome 4, mZalCal1.pri.v2, whole genome shotgun sequence and encodes:
- the LOC113927037 gene encoding basic salivary proline-rich protein 3-like, producing the protein MTLSQAPPSRGGQSREKEGPAKGPGRCSPSRPGLSAVGAGENKEPEGAGARPRAPQEWDCPEGEGPTALPPPGCRDPEKGAGSGGDSDSQGRDAGVPRSQAAPSLSVPGVPAGARMQAGPHEGGGLGAVGSADAPEPPEKLRQRQGRTPGSPGSQRRAPLRQARAPGPKRSRGDRQRAYGPPAVSDPVRRPAPPRLGRYLSVSRAARLARHCAARRFLSRLLNGAGQRRSGPSRPDQSSGRRGGAWPAERRVIEEAPPAAGGRPLAPYRAGRRLSPSGGQGHINPCGFDSVGTQDSSSIWLTHSGFPAQWPQGSAKT